One Deinococcus aquaedulcis genomic window carries:
- the rpmE gene encoding 50S ribosomal protein L31 codes for MKKDIHPKTVPCKIIYQGQVVMETLSTKPEIHVDVWSGVHPFWTGEERFVDTEGRVDKFNKRFGDSYRTKKK; via the coding sequence ATGAAGAAAGACATCCACCCCAAAACCGTTCCTTGCAAGATCATCTACCAGGGCCAGGTCGTGATGGAAACCCTGAGCACCAAGCCCGAGATTCACGTGGATGTGTGGAGCGGCGTGCACCCCTTCTGGACCGGCGAAGAGCGCTTCGTGGACACCGAAGGCCGCGTGGACAAGTTCAACAAGCGCTTCGGCGACAGCTACCGCACCAAGAAGAAGTAA
- a CDS encoding cytochrome c biogenesis CcdA family protein: MTPSPTFAVAFLAGLVSFLSPCVLPLVPSYLGALGGERAPWGRALGFILGFGLVFMALGATASSLGALIAPHKALLAQVSAVLIIFFGLVMLGVIRLPFLMRDTRALANAGGYGPVALGAAFAFGWSPCLGPTLGSVLGLAASTASLGSGVALLAAYTLGLSVPFLLAALLWHRVNLRRLNRYAGVFEKLGGVLLVASGLLMLTGQFTRLATFFYEVMPEWLKL, encoded by the coding sequence ATGACGCCTTCCCCCACCTTCGCCGTGGCGTTCCTGGCGGGCCTCGTTTCGTTCCTGAGCCCGTGTGTGCTGCCGCTGGTGCCCAGCTACCTGGGGGCGCTGGGCGGCGAGCGCGCGCCGTGGGGCCGCGCCCTCGGGTTCATTCTGGGGTTCGGGCTGGTGTTCATGGCGTTGGGGGCCACCGCCAGCAGCCTGGGCGCCCTGATTGCGCCGCACAAGGCGCTGCTGGCCCAGGTCTCGGCCGTGCTGATTATCTTTTTCGGGCTGGTGATGCTGGGGGTTATTCGCCTGCCCTTCCTGATGCGCGATACCCGCGCCCTGGCCAACGCGGGGGGTTACGGCCCGGTGGCCCTGGGCGCCGCCTTCGCATTTGGCTGGAGCCCCTGCCTGGGCCCCACCCTGGGCAGTGTGCTGGGGCTGGCGGCCAGCACCGCCAGTCTGGGCAGCGGCGTGGCGCTGCTGGCCGCCTACACCCTGGGCCTCAGCGTGCCCTTTCTGCTGGCGGCACTGCTATGGCACCGGGTGAACCTGCGGCGCCTGAACCGCTACGCCGGGGTCTTCGAGAAACTGGGCGGCGTGCTGCTGGTGGCCTCGGGCCTTCTGATGCTGACCGGGCAGTTCACCCGTCTGGCCACCTTCTTCTATGAGGTGATGCCCGAGTGGCTGAAACTGTAA
- a CDS encoding iron-siderophore ABC transporter substrate-binding protein, whose product MPGVLKPLTTLTLLLAATAAAQALTLIHDEGKTTVPAKPQRVVVLDEEALGWLAALGVSDRVVGLGSTYFTPDDLSGGKIKPEVLKQGFYGRVKLNSPAYIGSWTAPNLETITALKPDLIVRLTWQGNQNYEQLSRIAPTVGYAEAGAAFWQRGLRDLAKVFGKQVEAERVIKQVADTHRANARKLLAAGVFRKYPKVVVVAPFAGGTNWLYTDVRLVPDLRALGFKDGLRGAKITLGVGSAISDEALLGLDKQTLVVLFPPGGKYNGAEAFLNTPVGQRLKAQSVVYVPEDFSPYSGPLTSLRHSAALTKLILEKVK is encoded by the coding sequence ATGCCGGGCGTGTTGAAGCCGCTGACCACCTTGACCCTGCTGCTGGCCGCCACCGCTGCGGCGCAGGCCCTGACCCTGATCCACGATGAAGGCAAGACCACCGTGCCCGCCAAGCCCCAGCGCGTGGTCGTGCTGGATGAGGAAGCCCTGGGCTGGCTGGCGGCACTGGGCGTGAGTGACCGGGTGGTGGGCCTGGGCAGCACCTACTTCACCCCCGACGATTTAAGCGGCGGCAAGATCAAGCCCGAGGTGCTGAAGCAGGGCTTTTACGGGCGCGTGAAGCTGAACAGCCCCGCCTACATCGGCTCGTGGACGGCGCCCAACCTGGAAACCATCACGGCGCTGAAGCCTGACCTGATTGTGCGCCTGACGTGGCAGGGCAACCAGAATTACGAGCAGCTGAGCCGGATTGCCCCTACCGTGGGCTACGCCGAGGCGGGCGCCGCGTTCTGGCAGCGTGGCCTGCGCGATCTGGCCAAGGTGTTTGGCAAGCAGGTGGAGGCCGAGCGGGTGATCAAACAGGTGGCCGACACCCACCGGGCCAATGCGCGCAAGCTGCTTGCGGCCGGGGTGTTCCGCAAGTACCCCAAGGTGGTCGTGGTGGCCCCCTTTGCGGGCGGCACCAACTGGCTGTACACCGACGTGCGCCTGGTGCCGGACCTGCGCGCCCTGGGCTTCAAAGACGGACTGCGCGGGGCCAAAATCACCCTGGGCGTGGGTTCGGCGATCAGTGATGAGGCGCTGCTGGGCCTGGACAAGCAGACGCTGGTGGTGCTGTTTCCCCCCGGCGGCAAGTACAACGGCGCCGAGGCCTTTCTGAACACCCCGGTGGGCCAGCGCCTGAAGGCCCAGAGCGTGGTGTATGTCCCCGAGGACTTCAGCCCCTACAGCGGCCCTCTGACCAGCCTGCGCCACAGCGCGGCCCTGACCAAGCTGATTCTGGAGAAGGTGAAGTGA
- a CDS encoding response regulator, whose amino-acid sequence MGFMAYTILVADDEPAIRTMLEVILSADGHEIVAVQDGKLALDYLRDHTPDAMLLDVKMPHMDGFEICSRVKRIKRLRDTPVLLLTGFDDDQTRDHAKLVGADDIVYKPLSGKNLRTRVNQLIEARRR is encoded by the coding sequence ATGGGCTTCATGGCGTATACCATTCTCGTCGCAGACGACGAACCGGCCATCCGGACCATGCTGGAGGTCATTCTGTCGGCGGACGGGCACGAAATTGTGGCGGTGCAGGACGGCAAGCTGGCGCTGGATTACCTTCGGGACCACACGCCAGACGCCATGCTGCTGGACGTGAAGATGCCGCACATGGACGGCTTTGAAATCTGCTCGCGGGTCAAGCGCATCAAGCGGCTGCGCGACACCCCCGTGCTGCTGCTGACCGGCTTCGACGACGACCAGACGCGCGACCACGCCAAGCTGGTGGGCGCCGACGACATTGTTTACAAGCCCCTGTCCGGCAAGAACCTGCGCACCCGGGTTAACCAGCTGATTGAGGCCCGGCGCCGCTGA
- a CDS encoding sucrase ferredoxin: MTAAPRLPLCADVSRELNEDPIGTAPHWQEVTVLELDVPVWGQLRDVANWTPEQHTLFERLRGKVEASGAGFGLLMSAPHTPGAPLRVRHYRLGPGGYARRDYASDLPQREWARGLHDTLLEPGNLRGWQEEAVPDGPDVHVCTHGTVDASCGRYGVPVFQGLGAAGLRAWRTGHFGGHRFAATAVELPSGLMWAHLTPELAVQVARRAVAPAGVARHLRGFAGLPPLAQVVDRELFVRHGWAWLSAERQATVQPGDGQGEGDEVTLTYTWRGESGAVRARVAHDLLRVPGSSHKAEWSEVRQYQVTWC, encoded by the coding sequence ATGACCGCTGCCCCCCGCCTGCCCCTGTGCGCGGACGTATCGCGCGAACTGAACGAGGACCCCATCGGCACCGCGCCGCACTGGCAGGAAGTCACAGTGCTGGAACTGGACGTGCCCGTGTGGGGCCAGCTGCGCGACGTGGCGAACTGGACCCCCGAACAGCACACCCTCTTTGAGCGCCTGCGCGGTAAGGTGGAGGCCTCGGGGGCGGGGTTTGGCCTGCTGATGAGCGCGCCGCACACGCCAGGGGCGCCACTGCGGGTGCGTCACTACCGCCTGGGGCCCGGGGGCTATGCCCGGCGGGACTACGCCAGCGACCTGCCCCAGCGCGAGTGGGCCCGGGGCCTGCACGACACCTTGCTGGAGCCCGGCAACCTGCGGGGCTGGCAGGAAGAAGCCGTGCCAGACGGCCCCGATGTTCACGTCTGCACCCACGGCACGGTGGACGCCTCGTGTGGGCGCTACGGGGTGCCAGTGTTTCAGGGCCTGGGCGCGGCGGGGCTGCGGGCGTGGCGCACCGGGCACTTTGGTGGGCACCGCTTTGCCGCGACCGCCGTGGAGTTGCCGTCGGGGCTGATGTGGGCGCACCTGACCCCAGAGCTGGCCGTGCAGGTGGCCCGCCGGGCCGTGGCCCCTGCAGGGGTGGCCCGCCACCTGCGCGGCTTTGCCGGGCTGCCGCCGCTGGCCCAGGTCGTGGACCGCGAACTGTTCGTGCGCCACGGCTGGGCGTGGCTCAGCGCCGAGCGGCAGGCCACCGTGCAGCCGGGCGACGGGCAGGGCGAGGGCGACGAGGTGACCCTGACCTACACCTGGAGAGGGGAGAGCGGCGCCGTACGCGCCCGGGTGGCCCACGACCTGCTGCGGGTGCCCGGCTCCAGCCACAAGGCCGAGTGGTCCGAGGTCCGGCAGTACCAGGTGACGTGGTGCTGA
- a CDS encoding ABC transporter ATP-binding protein, protein MAETVSAAPAHPGLPTALPALQLRGLWLRLGREVILRGLDLDVPSAEGVTLLGENGAGKTTLLRLLSAGVRPTRGEGRVFGYDLRDSRAVRDHVHLMPVDGGLYPDLTSQENLAFALRMHGQRGDTAAALRRVGLEGAAGRRARFLSAGMRKRLALARAHLLARPLTLVDEPFANLDDAGRALVQELLGDLRAQGVTLIVAAHEPALARVVAPRACRLHGGVLREESPL, encoded by the coding sequence GTGGCTGAAACTGTAAGTGCGGCGCCAGCGCACCCAGGCCTTCCCACCGCCTTGCCGGCCCTACAACTGCGCGGGCTGTGGCTGCGGCTGGGGCGCGAGGTCATTCTGCGCGGGCTCGATCTGGACGTCCCCAGTGCAGAGGGCGTGACCTTGCTGGGGGAAAACGGTGCGGGCAAGACCACGCTGCTGCGCCTGCTGTCGGCCGGGGTGCGGCCCACCCGGGGCGAGGGGCGGGTGTTCGGCTACGACCTGCGCGATAGCCGCGCCGTGCGCGACCACGTGCACCTGATGCCGGTGGACGGCGGCCTGTACCCCGATCTGACCAGCCAGGAGAACCTCGCCTTTGCCCTGCGCATGCATGGGCAGCGGGGAGACACAGCGGCGGCCCTGCGGCGGGTGGGCCTGGAAGGCGCGGCCGGGCGCCGGGCCCGCTTTTTGTCGGCCGGGATGCGCAAGCGGCTGGCCCTGGCCCGCGCGCACCTGCTGGCCCGCCCGCTGACCCTGGTGGACGAACCCTTTGCCAACCTCGACGACGCCGGCCGCGCTCTGGTGCAGGAGCTGCTGGGGGACCTGCGCGCCCAGGGGGTCACCCTGATCGTGGCGGCGCACGAGCCGGCACTGGCCCGCGTGGTGGCGCCCCGCGCGTGTCGGCTGCACGGCGGCGTGCTGCGCGAGGAAAGCCCGCTGTGA
- a CDS encoding thymidine kinase produces MLKSPYHGGHLEVIVGPMFSGKSEELIRRVTRAVIARQSVQVFKPAIDDRYHVSAVASHAGRQVQAVAVRGAADIRAHLAGEGALLQDPGETPLPDVVGIDEVQFLGEDVVPLALDLASAGVRVILAGLDLDFRAEPFGCMPDLLARAESVEKLTAICTVCGAPATRSQRLIGGQPARLSDPVVLVGAQESYEARCRVHHELRTD; encoded by the coding sequence GTGCTCAAGTCCCCCTACCACGGCGGTCACCTGGAAGTCATCGTCGGGCCCATGTTCAGTGGCAAAAGCGAGGAGCTGATTCGCCGGGTCACGCGCGCCGTGATCGCGCGGCAGAGCGTGCAGGTGTTCAAGCCCGCCATTGATGACCGCTACCACGTCTCGGCGGTGGCCAGCCACGCGGGGCGGCAGGTGCAGGCGGTGGCGGTGCGCGGCGCCGCCGACATCCGCGCGCATCTGGCGGGCGAGGGCGCGCTCCTGCAGGACCCTGGCGAAACGCCGCTGCCCGATGTGGTGGGCATTGACGAGGTGCAGTTTCTGGGTGAGGACGTGGTGCCACTGGCCCTGGACCTCGCCTCGGCAGGCGTGCGGGTGATTCTGGCGGGGCTGGACCTGGATTTCCGCGCCGAGCCCTTTGGCTGCATGCCGGACCTGCTGGCCCGCGCCGAAAGCGTGGAGAAGCTGACCGCCATCTGCACGGTGTGCGGCGCCCCCGCCACCCGCTCCCAGCGCCTGATCGGCGGCCAGCCCGCCCGCCTGAGTGACCCTGTGGTGCTGGTGGGCGCCCAGGAAAGCTACGAGGCCCGCTGCCGGGTGCACCACGAGCTGCGCACGGATTGA
- a CDS encoding penicillin-binding protein, with translation MRPRRAPLLTLLLTLGVSTAEARVRLGEALPAHPWTAAEREVVVVYSHDCGDLGHLWQAVLASGLPVRAVNAEAVASPAPAGIQPWRGEAATAFARKLRVGAYPTVLLVQDGRILNAWEGTFTGSLD, from the coding sequence ATGCGACCCCGCCGCGCGCCGCTGCTGACCCTGCTGCTCACCCTGGGCGTGTCCACCGCCGAGGCCCGGGTGCGGTTGGGCGAGGCGCTGCCGGCCCACCCCTGGACCGCCGCCGAGCGCGAGGTCGTGGTGGTCTACAGCCACGACTGCGGCGACCTGGGACACCTGTGGCAGGCGGTGCTGGCCTCTGGCCTGCCGGTGCGGGCGGTGAATGCCGAGGCGGTGGCCTCGCCCGCCCCAGCCGGGATTCAGCCCTGGCGGGGCGAGGCCGCCACCGCCTTTGCGCGCAAACTGCGGGTGGGCGCCTACCCCACGGTGCTGCTGGTGCAGGACGGGCGCATTCTGAATGCCTGGGAAGGCACGTTTACTGGCTCGCTGGATTGA
- a CDS encoding heme exporter protein CcmB: MAAAVAAKDLRVAGRTRDTLLSTAFFAGLVLLVLGLALSGSGAAPGQRAALAAGAIWTALALAAAVGAQRAFAQEQEAGALEQLLAYPGPHGALYLGKLLGVLPPLLLVAALTVPTGLVLFGALEKPTLPGQVAPMSGALPWAALGLTTVLGVLGFAAGTTFYGSITVNLRAREALLPALAFPILVPAVIATVKATSLLLSGGWSTEVGTWLTFLAAFDLGTVILATLLFPAAAEG, encoded by the coding sequence ATGGCCGCCGCTGTGGCGGCCAAGGACCTGCGGGTGGCCGGGCGCACCCGCGACACCCTGCTGTCCACGGCCTTTTTCGCCGGGCTGGTGCTGCTGGTGCTGGGGCTGGCCCTCAGCGGCAGTGGAGCGGCCCCGGGGCAGCGCGCGGCCCTGGCCGCCGGGGCGATCTGGACCGCGCTGGCGCTGGCCGCCGCCGTAGGCGCGCAGCGGGCCTTCGCCCAGGAGCAGGAGGCCGGCGCGCTGGAGCAGCTGCTGGCCTACCCCGGGCCCCACGGCGCGCTGTATCTGGGCAAGCTGCTGGGCGTGCTGCCGCCGCTGCTGCTGGTGGCGGCCCTGACCGTGCCCACGGGGCTGGTGCTGTTTGGGGCGCTGGAAAAACCCACGCTTCCCGGCCAAGTGGCCCCCATGAGCGGCGCGCTCCCCTGGGCCGCCCTGGGGCTGACGACCGTGCTGGGGGTGCTTGGCTTTGCCGCCGGCACCACCTTCTACGGCAGCATCACCGTGAATCTGCGCGCGCGCGAGGCGCTGCTGCCCGCGCTGGCTTTTCCGATTCTGGTGCCGGCCGTGATCGCCACCGTCAAGGCCACATCCCTGCTGCTTTCGGGCGGCTGGAGCACAGAGGTGGGGACGTGGCTGACCTTCCTGGCAGCCTTTGATCTGGGCACTGTCATTCTGGCCACGCTGCTGTTCCCAGCCGCCGCCGAAGGGTAG
- a CDS encoding tetratricopeptide repeat protein, translating into MLPLPKRLLARLDAAPGGIVAPVDVGAAQAALVAWAEGVGRAVLRQAPGPADGPWLWLPARRRDLEQLPPSSPAPLLLAGHDLLYTAAEWQAALPGQGAEQAAASFAAAGGWPGALPLAQAFPGDPHAHTHPQAHMLLGPLLPPPDLRASARTLAAATWLTPGVAEALGVPQADWAALLDGGWLWPSGPGAAFPVTLRRFLAPLPVPEDVRRAAQALQEGGHTTHAMDTLAEGGAWAEYLDLLAWTTRSAQGEATLRARLGALPPAWRECPPAVYVAGLLARAAHDLGDAHRLYTRALEGLQGSAAGLVHNARGVVRAMTGDVPGALDDFAQAATWPGLTAGEANHNRGTLLVQQGRHAEAEHSLNAAVAAFRAAGDPGREARSLETLGTLQFGRGLLREALSPYRAALALLRDTHPTEAALALLNLAECHLLLGELGEAHARLQEAAAFRHLPGVRGWAGRLQALVALQGGDPAGALEVLGRTTTQDRSLQAEVALLQARAQREQGQPEAARAALAHARPLGLRADLEAALLGEAPLDEVIEAARAEEARLELAAALLERGTPDDLREALGLIQAHGYLPLLNTRAAAPLAALAGDEATRALFPLHLQALGPLRLTHAGRQLGLGDFPTRKSAALLVALALAEHPQPREVLAERFWPGAKNPLASLQTAVYHLRSVFSVPLIASERGLLSLLFPVRSDLAELRGAVSAQDHHRLTELLRPLTASLNVLSDLPTELTEERTQAERVLHDALRLHAEAQPEGDVRRRDALRAAVAADPFDTASREDLIAWHERRGETAQAEQEREALRGVLAALG; encoded by the coding sequence ATGCTCCCTCTGCCCAAGCGGCTGCTGGCGCGTCTGGATGCGGCGCCCGGGGGAATTGTGGCGCCTGTGGATGTGGGGGCGGCCCAGGCCGCGCTGGTGGCCTGGGCCGAGGGGGTGGGCCGCGCCGTTCTGCGGCAGGCACCCGGCCCAGCCGATGGCCCCTGGCTGTGGCTGCCCGCCCGCCGCCGCGATCTGGAACAACTGCCGCCCTCCTCGCCCGCGCCGCTGCTGCTGGCCGGCCACGACTTGCTGTACACCGCCGCCGAATGGCAGGCCGCCCTGCCGGGGCAAGGCGCAGAACAGGCCGCCGCCAGCTTTGCCGCTGCGGGGGGCTGGCCCGGGGCCCTGCCGCTGGCCCAGGCCTTTCCCGGCGATCCCCACGCGCACACGCACCCGCAGGCCCACATGCTGCTGGGGCCATTGCTACCGCCCCCTGACCTGCGCGCCAGCGCACGCACCCTGGCCGCCGCCACCTGGCTGACCCCAGGGGTGGCCGAGGCGCTGGGCGTGCCCCAGGCCGACTGGGCCGCCCTGCTGGACGGCGGCTGGCTGTGGCCCAGTGGGCCGGGCGCCGCCTTTCCGGTGACGCTGCGCCGCTTTCTGGCGCCCCTGCCTGTCCCTGAAGACGTGCGCCGCGCCGCCCAGGCCCTGCAGGAAGGCGGCCACACCACCCACGCCATGGACACCCTGGCGGAAGGCGGCGCCTGGGCCGAGTACCTGGACCTCCTGGCCTGGACCACCCGCAGCGCCCAGGGCGAGGCCACGCTGCGCGCCCGGCTGGGCGCCCTGCCGCCCGCGTGGCGCGAGTGCCCGCCCGCCGTGTATGTGGCCGGACTGCTGGCCCGCGCCGCCCACGACCTGGGGGACGCCCACCGCCTGTACACCCGCGCCCTGGAGGGGCTCCAGGGCAGCGCAGCGGGGTTGGTCCACAACGCCCGGGGCGTGGTGCGTGCCATGACCGGCGACGTGCCCGGCGCCCTGGATGACTTTGCCCAGGCCGCCACGTGGCCTGGGCTGACCGCTGGCGAAGCCAACCACAACCGGGGCACCCTGCTGGTGCAACAGGGCCGCCACGCCGAGGCCGAGCACAGCCTGAACGCAGCGGTGGCCGCCTTCCGCGCGGCGGGTGACCCAGGGCGCGAGGCCCGCAGCCTGGAAACGCTGGGCACCCTGCAGTTCGGGCGCGGCCTGCTGCGTGAGGCCCTAAGCCCCTACCGCGCGGCCCTAGCCCTGCTGCGGGACACCCACCCCACCGAGGCCGCGCTGGCGCTACTGAATCTGGCCGAATGCCACCTGCTGCTGGGCGAACTGGGCGAGGCCCACGCGCGGCTGCAGGAGGCCGCCGCCTTTCGCCACCTGCCCGGGGTGCGCGGCTGGGCCGGGCGCCTGCAGGCCCTGGTGGCGCTGCAGGGCGGCGACCCGGCCGGGGCCCTGGAGGTGCTGGGCCGCACCACCACCCAGGACCGCAGCCTGCAGGCCGAGGTGGCGCTCCTGCAGGCCCGCGCCCAGCGGGAGCAGGGCCAGCCAGAGGCCGCCCGCGCCGCGCTGGCCCACGCCCGCCCTCTGGGCCTGCGCGCCGACCTGGAAGCCGCGCTGCTGGGCGAAGCCCCGCTGGACGAGGTGATCGAAGCCGCCCGCGCCGAGGAAGCCCGGCTGGAACTGGCCGCCGCCCTGCTGGAACGCGGTACCCCCGACGATCTGCGCGAGGCCCTGGGCCTGATTCAGGCGCACGGCTACCTGCCGCTGCTGAACACCCGCGCCGCTGCCCCCCTGGCGGCCCTGGCCGGCGATGAGGCCACGCGCGCCCTGTTTCCGCTGCACCTGCAGGCGCTGGGGCCGCTGCGCCTGACCCACGCCGGGCGGCAGCTGGGCCTGGGCGACTTTCCCACCCGCAAAAGCGCGGCGCTGCTGGTGGCCCTGGCCCTGGCCGAGCACCCACAGCCGCGCGAGGTGCTGGCCGAGCGCTTCTGGCCCGGGGCCAAGAACCCGCTGGCCAGCCTGCAAACCGCTGTGTACCACCTGCGCAGCGTCTTTTCGGTGCCGCTGATTGCCAGCGAGCGCGGCCTGCTGTCGCTGCTGTTTCCGGTGCGCAGTGACCTCGCCGAGCTGCGGGGCGCCGTCAGCGCGCAGGACCACCACCGCCTGACCGAATTGCTGCGGCCCCTGACCGCTTCCCTGAATGTCCTGAGCGACCTGCCCACCGAACTGACCGAGGAGCGCACCCAGGCCGAGCGTGTGCTGCACGACGCCCTGCGCCTGCACGCCGAGGCCCAGCCCGAAGGCGACGTGCGCCGCCGCGACGCCCTGCGGGCCGCCGTGGCTGCCGATCCCTTTGACACCGCCAGCCGCGAGGACCTGATCGCGTGGCACGAGCGCCGGGGCGAAACGGCCCAGGCCGAGCAGGAGCGCGAGGCCCTGCGGGGGGTGCTGGCGGCGCTGGGCTAG
- a CDS encoding transglycosylase domain-containing protein has protein sequence MIYVLRFFKFLTSLLLAALVAGVGVAATYAVKWGRELPDYRELDNLTRSLGAETRVYARDNTPLGTLIPKVGDQAISRTIVNLNEISPFMVAALISNEDRRFFEHYGLDPYGIGRQFQRLARGDNVQGGSTLTNQLIKNTLLLEEYQQARSPDRKFKEWMLSVQVERSFTKEEILQNYLNAIYWGDGGPVELYGIHSAALAYFGTTPKALTLAQSAYLTVLVPSPGRFYPNYQAVRPLMKTLLARMVEDGWITQAQMDAAWREKVEPKGWKVTYDAQGNVLSAKNVDPTQKELKAVTTTRAPHFVRQVEAELVRRFGRDKVYGSGGLRVYTTLDPKVQTAVETASRETTYLPPGATLGATIINPYTGEVLGMIGQKLRGTEPPDDWNNAAQGQRQIGSTIKPLLYTTALSTGLSQAHREADRPITFPCTGCKNGVYAPQNFEGATTYRDMTIREALDRSLNLVTVRLADRIGLQTFFGKLRQLGLQTNDGTGLAAALGAVETTPVKMAAAYAPFVNGGLYRAPRYLTRVTTARGEVLYDAGSEPVRPARVWTPQIAWLGLDMIRGVVNDLTEPQGGLAGRAKFDEWPVAGKTGTSNGPKDLWFVGTTPLYTGAAWVGRQQGGDMPTYYYSGYVAAPIWRRMMELAHEGQAVRQFSEPPGIQYVDAPDPQFLPSVKLAVLDPSFRGAANTDVQEDAPPPVQYRETGYARSEDPETVLVSLDRVTNRLATEFTPPENIVQRRVEIEALPAYAPDPAPQPLKDETPDPAALKATRTPGNQAVPGGQTAP, from the coding sequence GTGATCTACGTCCTGCGTTTTTTCAAGTTTCTGACCTCGCTGCTGCTCGCCGCCCTGGTGGCGGGCGTGGGCGTGGCGGCCACCTACGCGGTCAAGTGGGGCCGCGAACTGCCCGATTACCGCGAACTGGACAACCTGACGCGCTCGCTGGGCGCCGAAACCCGCGTGTATGCCCGCGACAACACGCCGCTGGGGACCCTGATTCCCAAGGTGGGCGATCAGGCGATCAGCCGCACGATTGTCAACCTCAACGAGATCAGCCCGTTCATGGTGGCGGCCCTGATTTCCAACGAGGACCGGCGCTTTTTCGAACACTACGGCCTGGACCCTTACGGGATTGGGCGGCAGTTTCAGCGGCTGGCACGCGGCGACAATGTGCAGGGCGGCAGCACACTCACCAACCAGCTGATCAAGAACACCCTACTGCTGGAGGAATACCAGCAGGCGCGCAGCCCGGACCGCAAGTTCAAGGAATGGATGCTCAGCGTGCAGGTGGAGCGCTCCTTTACCAAGGAAGAAATTCTTCAGAACTACCTGAACGCCATCTACTGGGGCGACGGCGGCCCGGTGGAGCTGTACGGCATTCACTCGGCGGCGCTGGCCTACTTTGGCACCACCCCGAAAGCCCTGACCCTGGCCCAGAGCGCCTACCTGACCGTGCTGGTGCCCAGCCCCGGCCGTTTTTACCCCAACTACCAGGCCGTGCGGCCCCTCATGAAGACCCTGCTGGCGCGCATGGTGGAAGACGGCTGGATCACCCAGGCGCAGATGGACGCCGCGTGGCGCGAAAAGGTGGAGCCCAAGGGCTGGAAGGTCACCTACGACGCCCAGGGCAACGTGCTGAGCGCCAAGAACGTGGACCCCACCCAGAAGGAACTCAAGGCCGTGACCACCACCCGCGCGCCCCACTTCGTGCGTCAGGTGGAGGCCGAACTCGTGCGCCGGTTTGGGCGCGACAAGGTGTACGGCTCGGGGGGCCTGCGCGTCTACACCACGCTGGACCCCAAGGTGCAGACGGCCGTGGAAACCGCCAGCCGCGAAACCACCTACCTGCCCCCTGGCGCCACCCTGGGCGCCACCATCATCAACCCCTACACCGGCGAGGTGCTGGGCATGATCGGGCAGAAGTTGCGCGGTACCGAACCGCCCGACGACTGGAACAACGCCGCGCAGGGCCAGCGCCAGATCGGCTCGACCATCAAGCCGCTGCTGTACACCACGGCGCTGTCCACCGGCCTGTCCCAGGCCCACCGCGAGGCCGACCGGCCCATCACCTTCCCCTGCACCGGCTGCAAGAACGGTGTGTACGCGCCGCAGAACTTTGAAGGGGCAACCACCTACCGCGACATGACCATCCGCGAGGCGCTGGACCGCTCGCTGAACCTGGTGACGGTGCGCCTCGCTGACCGCATTGGCTTGCAGACCTTCTTCGGCAAGCTGCGCCAGCTGGGGCTGCAGACCAACGACGGCACCGGGCTGGCCGCCGCGCTGGGCGCCGTGGAAACCACCCCCGTCAAGATGGCGGCGGCCTATGCGCCCTTCGTGAACGGCGGCCTGTACCGCGCGCCCCGTTACCTGACGCGGGTCACCACCGCCCGAGGCGAGGTGCTGTACGACGCGGGCAGCGAGCCGGTGCGCCCGGCCCGGGTGTGGACCCCGCAGATTGCGTGGCTGGGCCTGGACATGATCCGGGGCGTGGTCAACGACCTGACCGAGCCTCAGGGCGGGCTGGCGGGCCGCGCCAAGTTTGACGAGTGGCCAGTGGCGGGCAAGACCGGGACCAGTAACGGCCCCAAGGACCTGTGGTTCGTGGGCACCACGCCGCTGTATACGGGCGCCGCCTGGGTGGGGCGCCAGCAGGGCGGCGACATGCCCACTTATTACTACTCGGGCTATGTGGCCGCGCCCATCTGGCGCCGCATGATGGAACTGGCCCACGAGGGGCAGGCGGTGCGGCAGTTCAGCGAACCCCCCGGCATTCAGTACGTGGACGCCCCCGACCCGCAGTTCCTGCCAAGCGTGAAACTGGCGGTGCTGGACCCCAGCTTCCGGGGGGCCGCCAACACCGACGTGCAGGAAGACGCGCCCCCACCAGTGCAGTACCGCGAAACCGGCTATGCCCGCAGCGAGGACCCGGAGACGGTGCTGGTCAGCCTGGACCGGGTAACCAACCGCCTCGCCACCGAGTTCACTCCGCCCGAGAACATCGTGCAGCGCCGCGTGGAGATTGAGGCCCTGCCCGCCTACGCCCCCGACCCCGCGCCCCAGCCCCTCAAGGACGAGACGCCGGACCCGGCCGCTCTGAAGGCCACCCGGACGCCTGGGAATCAGGCGGTGCCGGGGGGACAGACGGCACCATGA